The Acinonyx jubatus isolate Ajub_Pintada_27869175 chromosome E3, VMU_Ajub_asm_v1.0, whole genome shotgun sequence genome has a window encoding:
- the CORO7 gene encoding coronin-7 isoform X2: MPAGSVFELAAHGDLVQGAVWSRDGALVGTTCKDKQLRIFDPRAKPGSSQSTEAHKNSKDGWLVWTGTREHLVSSGFNQMREREVKLWDTRHFSSALTSITLDTSPGSLMPLLDPDTGLLVLAGKGDSQLYCYEVTPQQPALSPVTQCLLESVLRGAALVPRRALAVMGCEVLRVLQLSDTAIVPISYHVPRKAVEFHEDLFPDTTGCIPASDPHAWWVGSNQQVQKVSLHPARRPHLSFTSCLVPPAEPSPDQAQPADTPAGDADPSEGFSSPLSSLTSPSTPSSLGPSLSSTSGIGTSPSQRSLQSLLGPSSKFRHAQGTVLHRDSHITNLKGLNLTTPGESDGFCANRLRVAVPLLSSGGQVAVLELRKPGRLPDTALPTMQNGAAVTDLAWDPFDPYRLAVGGEDARIRLWRVPPEGLEEVLTTPEAVLTGHTEKIYSLRFHPLAADVLASSSYDLTIRIWDLKARAERLRLQGHRDQIFGLAWSPDGQHLATVCKDGHLRVYEPRGGPEPLQEGPGPEGARGARVVWVCDGHCLLVSGFDSRSERQLLLYPAKAVAGGPLAVLGLDVAPSTLLPSYDPDTSLVLLTGKGDTRVFLYELLPEAPFFLECNSFTSPDPHKGFILLPKTECDVQEVEFARCLRLRQTSLEPVAFRLPRVRKEFFQDDVFPDTAMSWEPVLSAKAWLGGANGQPRLISLQPPGMTPVSQAPREAPARRAPSSALYLEEKSDEQKKEELLSAMVAKLGNREDPLPQDSFEGVDEDEWD; the protein is encoded by the exons AGCACAGAGGCCCACAAGAACAGCAAGGATGGCTGGCTGGTGTGGACGGGCACCCGGGAGCACCTTGTGTCCAGTGGATTCAACCAG ATGCGTGAGCGTGAAGTGAAGCTCTGGGACACCCGGCACTTCTCCAGCGCCCTCACCTCCATCACCCTGGACACCTCACCCGG GTCTCTGATGCCCCTCCTGGACCCAGACACCGGGCTCCTGGTCCTGGCAGGAAAG GGTGATAGTCAGTTGTATTGCTACGAGGTGACCCCGCAGCAGCCAGCGCTGAGCCCAG TGACGCAGTGCCTCCTTGAGAGTGTGCTGAGGGGCGCGGCTCTTGTGCCCCGGCGGGCGCTGGCTGTCATGGGCTGTGAGGTGCTCCGTGTCCTGCAGCTGAGTGACACGGCCATCGTGCCTATCAGCTACCACGTGCCTCGCAAG GCTGTGGAGTTCCATGAGGACCTGTTCCCGGACACCACAGGCTGCATCCCTGCCTCCGACCCCCATGCCTGGTGGGTGGGGAGCAACCAGCAG GTGCAGAAGGTTAGCCTCCACCCAGCTCGGCGGCCCCACCTCAGCTTCACTTCCTGCCTGGTGCCCCCTGCGGAGCCCTCCCCGGACCAGGCCCAGCCTGCAGACACTCCTGCGGGTGATGCGGATCCCAGC GAgggcttctcttcccctctcagcTCGCTGACCTCCCCCTCCACACCCTCCAGCCTGGGGCCCTCGCTCTCTAGCACCAGTGGTATCGGCACCAGCCCCAGCCAGAGATCCCTACAGAGCCTGCTGG GCCCCAGTTCCAAGTTCCGCCATGCTCAGGGCACCGTCCTGCACCGAGACAGCCACATCACCAACCTCAAGGGGCTCAACCTCACCACGCCTGGCGAGAGCGATGGGTTCTGTGCCAACCGGCTTCGTGTGGCTGTGCCCTTGCTCAGCAGTGGCGGGCAGGTGGCTGTGCTCGAG CTGCGGAAGCCTGGCCGCCTGCCCGACACAGCACTGCCCACAATGCAGAATGGCGCAGCTGTGACTGATCTGGCCTGGGACCCCTTTGACCCCTACCGCCTCGCTGTGG GTGGGGAGGATGCCAGGATCCGACTGTGGCGGGTGCCCCCAGAGGGCCTGGAGGAGGTGCTCACGACACCTGAGGCCGTGCTCACAG GCCACACAGAGAAGATCTACTCTCTGCGCTTCCACCCGCTGGCAGCCGATGTGCTGGCCTCCTCTTCCTATGACCTGACCATTCGGATCTGGGACCTTAAGGCCAGAGCTGAGCGGCTGAGGCTGCAGGGCCATCGGGACCAG ATCTTCGGCCTGGCCTGGAGTCCTGACGGACAGCATCTGGCCACTGTCTGCAAGGATGGGCACCTGCGGGTCTATGAGCCCCGGGGTGGCCCTGAGCCCCTGCAG GAAGGCCCAGGGCCTGAGGGGGCCCGTGGAGCCCGCGTTGTCTGGGTGTGTGATGGTCACTGTCTGCTGGTGTCCGGCTTTGACAG CCGAAGTGAGCGCCAGCTACTCCTGTACCCCGCCAAGGCTGTGGCCGGTGGCCCTTTGGCAGTGCTGGGGCTGGATGTGGCTCCCTCAACCCTGCTTCCCAGCTATGACCCGGACACCAGCCTGGTGCTACTCACGGGCAAG GGCGACACCCGTGTGTTCCTATACGAGCTGCTCCCAGAGGCTCCTTTCTTCCTGGAGTGCAATAGCTTCACATCGCCTGACCCCCACAAG GGTTTCATCCTCTTGCCCAAGACAGAGTGCGACGTCCAGGAAGTAGAGTTTGCCCGATGTCTGCGGCTTCGCCAGACCTCCCTGGAGCCCGTTGCCTTCCGTCTACCCCGAGTCAGG AAAGAGTTCTTCCAGGATGATGTGTTCCCAGACACGGCCATGAGCTGGGAGCCGGTGCTCAGTGCGAAGGCCTGGCTGGGAGGTGCTAATGGGCAGCCCCGGCTGATCAGCCTACAGCCCCCCGGCATGACCCCAG TGAGCCAGGCACCCCGTGAAGCCCCTGCCCGTCGGGCCCCGTCCTCAGCACTGTACCTGGAAGAGAAGTCAGATgagcaaaagaaggaagag CTGCTCAGTGCCATGGTGGCAAAGCTGGGGAACCGCGAGGACCCGCTCCCTCAGGACTCCTTTGAAGGTGTGGACGAGGACGAGTGG GACTAG
- the VASN gene encoding vasorin has translation MYPRIPLPPMLPPLLLLLLAPVPGVQCCPTGCQCNQPQTVFCAARQGTTVPRDVPPDTASLYVFENGITTLDAGSFASLPGLQLLDLSQNQLASLPGRVFQPLANLSNLDLTANRLREITNETFRGLRRLERLYLGKNRIRHIQPGAFDTLDSLLELKLQDNELRALPPLHLPRLLLLDLSHNSLPALEPGTLDTANVEALRLAGLGLRRLDEGLFGRLRNLHDLDVSDNQLERVPPAIRGLRGLTRLRLAGNTRIAQLRPESLAGLVALQELDLSNLSLQALPHELSTLFPRLRLLAAARNPFNCVCPLSWFGPWVRESRVALASPEETRCHFPPKNAGRLLLDLEYADFGCPATTTTATAPTTKPMAWGPTLSPSSPAPTWLSPTQPATEAPSLPPAAPPTLGAPPRPQDCPASICLNGGTCHLGVHGHLECLCPELFTGLYCESRVRQGPQPSPAPATPEPPQPLPLGIEPASPTSLRVGLQRYLQGSTAQLRSLRLTYRNLSGPDKRPVTLRLPASLAEYTVTQLRPNATYSICVRLLGAGRVPEGEEACGEARTPPAVRSNHAPVTQAREGNLPLLIAPALAAVLLAALAAVGAAYCVRRGRTAAAATHGKGQVGPGTGPLELEGVKAPLEPGPKATEGGGEAPPSGPECEVPLMGYPGASPQGPLPTKPYI, from the coding sequence ATGTACCCCAGAATCCCTCTGCCCCCAATGCTGCCgccactgctgctgctgctgctggccccAGTCCCCGGAGTGCAGTGCTGCCCAACAGGCTGCCAGTGCAACCAGCCGCAGACAGTCTTCTGTGCCGCCCGCCAGGGAACCACAGTGCCCCGGGACGTGCCCCCTGACACGGCAAGCCTTTACGTCTTCGAGAACGGCATCACCACACTCGATGCAGGCAGCTTTGCCAGCCTGCCAGGGCTGCAGCTCCTAGACCTGTCACAGAACCAGCTCGCCAGCCTGCCCGGCAGGGTCTTCCAACCACTCGCCAACCTCAGCAACCTGGACCTGACTGCCAACAGGCTGCGTGAGATCACCAACGAGACCTTCCGCGGCCTGCGGCGCCTAGAGCGCCTCTACCTGGGCAAGAACCGCATCCGCCACATCCAGCCCGGAGCCTTTGACACACTAGACAGCCTCCTGGAGCTCAAGCTGCAGGACAACGAGCTGCGGGCCCTGCCCCCGTTGCACCTGCCGCGCCTGCTGCTGCTCGACCTCAGTCACAACAGCCTCCCGGCCCTGGAGCCTGGCACCTTGGACACTGCCAACGTGGAGGCACTGAGGCTGGCCGGCCTGGGACTGCGGCGGCTGGACGAGGGGCTCTTTGGCCGCTTACGCAACCTCCACGACCTGGATGTGTCCGACAACCAGCTGGAGCGAGTCCCGCCGGCCATCCGGGGCCTCCGGGGGCTGACGCGCCTGCGGCTGGCCGGTAACACCCGCATTGCCCAGCTGCGGCCCGAGAGCCTGGCCGGCCTGGTGGCCCTGCAAGAGCTGGACCTGAGCAACCTGAGCCTGCAGGCGCTCCCACACGAGCTCTCTACCCTCTTCCCCCGCCTGCGGCTCCTGGCGGCTGCCCGCAACCCCTTCAACTGCGTGTGTCCCCTGAGCTGGTTTGGCCCTTGGGTGCGGGAGAGCCGCGTGGCACTGGCCAGCCCGGAGGAGACACGCTGCCACTTCCCACCCAAGAACGCTGGCCGGCTGCTCCTAGACCTTGAATATGCTGACTTTGGCTgcccagccaccaccaccacggcCACGGCACCCACCACAAAGCCCATGGCTTGGGGGCCAACTCTCTCACCTTCCAGTCCAGCTCCCACCTGGCTCAGCCCCACGCAGCCTGCCACGGAGGCCCCCAGCCTGCCGCCTGCCGCCCCACCCACTCTGGGAGCTCCCCCGAGGCCCCAGGACTGCCCAGCGTCCATCTGCCTCAACGGGGGCACCTGTCACCTGGGAGTGCACGGCCACCTGGAGTGCCTGTGCCCTGAGCTCTTCACGGGCCTCTACTGCGAGAGCCGGGTGAGGCAggggccccagcccagccccgccccGGCCACGCCGGAGCCGCCACAGCCCCTTCCCCTTGGCATCGAGCCAGCGAGCCCCACCTCCCTGCGCGTGGGGCTGCAGCGCTACCTGCAGGGCAGCACCGCGCAGCTCAGGAGCCTCCGCCTCACTTACCGTAACCTGTCAGGCCCCGACAAGCGGCCGGTGACGCTGCGGCTGCCTGCTTCGCTTGCTGAGTACACAGTCACCCAGCTGCGGCCCAACGCCACCTACTCCATCTGCGTCAGGCTTCTGGGGGCCGGGCGGGTGCCCGAGGGCGAAGAGGCCTGTGGGGAGGCCCGCACACCCCCAGCCGTCCGCTCCAACCATGCCCCTGTCACCCAGGCCCGGGAGGGCAACCTGCCGCTCCTCATCGCTCCCGCCCTGGCTGCAGTGCTCCTGGCCGCACTGGCTGCCGTGGGGGCAGCCTACTGTGTGCGGCGGGGACGGACGGCAGCGGCTGCCACTCATGGCAAAGGACAGGTGGGGCCAGGGACTGGGCCCCTGGAGCTGGAGGGGGTGAAGGCCCCCTTGGAGCCAGGCCCCAAGGCGACTGAGGGCGGTGGGGAAGCTCCACCCAGTGGGCCGGAGTGTGAGGTGCCTCTCATGGGCTACCCGGGGGccagcccccaggggcccctccccacTAAGCCCTACATCTAA